Genomic window (Cellulosilyticum lentocellum DSM 5427):
AAAGATCAACATCGTTTTCCAGTAAAATAACTACTAGTGACTTTATTAAGATAAAATAAGGAGGCCTAAGCTAATACTTAGACCTCCTTATTTTATACCTTTAATGACATAGCTTATTTACCGATAAACATTTGTGTCCAATAGTTTCCATCTGCTTCATAACCAATACCAATATGAGTATAGCTAGCATTTAGAATATTTGCTCTATGGCCTGAACTATTCATCCAGCCTTTTACAACTTGCTCTGGTGTTTGATATCCTTGTGCAATATTTTCTCCCGCACTTTTATAGCTAATACCATATTTCTTTAACATTTCAAATGGCGTTCCATAAGTTGGACTTGTATGACTGAAATAATTATTTTTCTTCATGTCTTGTGATTTAAGACGTGCTACGTTTCTCACACTTTCATCCATTTCAAGTGGTTTTAATCCCTGTTTTGCTCTTTCTGCATTTACAAGTTCTAGTACTTTATTCTCATAAGCTGTTTGTGTGCTTACATCAGTGTCTGTAGTAGAGTCATTTCCTGTGTTTGTATCATTATTAGTTCCGTTATCATTCCCTGTACTAGTGTCATTATTAATTCCGTTATCAGTTCCTGTATTGTTACCATTGTTTATGTCGCAATCAGTATCTGTATTTGCTCCATTGTTTGTCCCATTATTAGTTCCTGTATTTGTTCCATTGTTTATTTCACAATCAGTCCCTGTATTTGCTCCATTGTTTGTCCCATTATTAGTTCCTGTATTTGTTCCATTGTTTATTTCGCAATCAATTCCTGTATTGGTATCATTGCTTGTTTCGTTATCTGTTCCCACGTTTGTACTATTATTTGGCCTTTGTGGTTTAGTAGCTGTTCCTGGTTTGTGGCTCGCTTGATTATGAGGACGATTACCTCCTGGTCTATGGCTTTTTGCATATAAGGAAGAGCTTGATCCTAAGATAGTTGCTCCAATAAGTGTTAATGTCATTGCTTTTGTAACTAATTTTTTTGATTTCATGTTTTTTCTCCTCTTATCGTTGGTCTCAATTTGGATTCAAAGTTATTACACTTTGTTTAATTCGTGTAACAACTTTGTAATATTTATTATACATGATCTCACCATATTTTCAACCTTTATTAGCTTCCTATTAATTCCATCCTCCTGCATTTATTACATATTTATTACATATTATGATTGTGATTCAACTATAAAAGCACAAAAAAAGACGCCGGGAGTAACGGCGCCTTTTTTTGGAGTATCTATGTGATTATACGTAGAAGAGTAGGTCTACGTATGTTGGAAATGGCCAAGCAACTGAAGCTACCATTGTCTCTAATTCATCAGCTACTACTCTAAGAGTTTGCATTGCTTCAAATACATATTCTCTGTAGTATTTAGCTGATTCAAGAGCATCTTCATAGTTTTTAGCTTCAAGTAATACTTTATCGAGCTCTTCAATTTTGCTCATTAATGATTCTGTAAGATTTGATAATTTAGTAGCATAGCTTACTTCTTTTTCAACACTTACATTTAAGCCAAGCTCTTGTTTAACTTTAAGTGTTTCAAATACTTCTTTGTTGTATTTAAGCACGGCTGGTAAAATTTCTTTTTGTGCCATGTCTAACATTGTTAATGCTTCTATATTAATTGTTTTAGCATAGCCTTCTAATAGGATTTCACAACGTGATTTAACTTCTGTTGCTGTGAAAATACCATGTTTCTCAAAGAGTTTAATACTTTTCTCCATTCCAAATCTAGGAATAGCATCCACAGATGTTTTAAGGTTAAGAAGACCTCTTCTTTCTGCTTCTTCTACCCATTCATCACTGTAGTTGTTACCATTAAAAATAACCCTCTTATGGTCTTTCATAGTTTCTTTTACAATTGCCATAACTTCAGCTTCAAGGTCAGTCGCTGCATCCAATCTATCTGCAAATTCTTCAAGTACTTCTGCTACACTTGTGTTAAGCACAATGTTAGGGCCAGAAATAGATACTGATGAACCTAGGCTACGGAATTCAAATTTATTACCTGTGAAAGCAAATGGAGATGTTCTATTACGATCAGTTGTATCTTTTACAAATCTAGGAAGTGCAGATACTCCCGTCTCCATAAAGCATCTAGCTGTTTCACTAACTGCTTCACCTTTTTCAATGCATTCTAAGATGTTAGTAAGCTCATCACCTAAGAACATAGAAATAATTGCTGGTGGTGCTTCGTTAGCTCCAAGTCTGTGGTCATTTCCTGCACTAGCAACAGATACTCTTAAAAGATCTGCATATTCATCTACTGCTTTAATAACAGCAGCTAAGAATAATAAGAATTGAGTATTATCCTTTGGTGATTTACCTGGCTCAAGCAGGTTTTCTCCTTCACTTGTGGACATTGACCAGTTATTGTGTTTACCTGAACCATTAACACCTGCAAATGGTTTTTCATGAAGTAAGCATACAAGACCATGTCTTTCTGCTACCTTCTTCATCATTTCCATTGTTAATTGGTTATGATCTGTTGCAATATTAGTAGTACCAAAGATAGGTGCTAATTCATGTTGTGCTGGTGCAACTTCATTGTGCTTTGTTTTTGCTAAAATACCTAATTTCCAAAGCTCATTATCCAAATCTTTCATGTACTCAGATACTCTAGTTCTGATATTACCAAAGTAATGATCCTCTAATTCTTGACCTTTTGCTGGTTTAGCACCAAAAAGTGTTCTACCTGTTAAGATAAGATCTTTACGTTTTGCGTACATTTCTTTATCTACTAGAAAATATTCTTGTTCTGGTCCAACAGTTGTTGTTACTCTAGTTACTGATTTACCAAATTTATTAAGAATTCTAATCGCTTGTTTGTTAAGTGCTTCCATTGAACGAAGAAGTGGTGTTTTCTTATCAAGTACTTCTCCACCGTATGACCCAAAAGCTGTTGGAATATATAAGGTGTCATCTTTTACAAATGCATACGATGTTGGGTCCCAAGTTGTATATCCACGAGCTTCAAATGTTGCACGAAGACCACCTGATGGAAATGAAGAAGCATCTGGTTCACCTTTGATAAGTTCTTTTCCTGAAAACTCTAAAATAACCTTTCCATCTGCAGATGGTGAGATAAATGCATCATGTTTTTCTGCTGTAATACCTGTCATAGGTTGGAACCAGTGTGTATAGTGTGTAGCTCCTTTTTCAACTGCCCAGTCTTTCATAGCGGCTGCTACTACATCAGCAATATCTCTACTAAGTTCTTTACCTTCTGCCATTGTTTTCTTCAATGCTTTGAAGGTGTTTTTTGGTAATCTTTCTTGCATAACTGTTTCATTAAATACGTTACATCCAAAAATTTCACTTACATTTGCCATACTAAATTCCTCCTCAAATATCTCTTTATATTTTTTTACTTGATATCACCATTTTTTACTTAAGGTTCTAAGCGATGTACATCTCTAGGGAACATACTTGCTTGCCTTACATTTTGTAGGTCTAAGAGCTTCATAACGAACCTCTCTAGTCCTATACCAAGTCCACCATGTGGTGGCATTCCATATTTATGAATACTCAGATAATGACTCAATTCTTCAGGATCTATACCCATTTCTTTCATCTTATCAACTTGTTGCTGGTAATCATGAATACGTTGCCCACCTGTTGTAATTTCTAGTCCCCTAAAAAGTAAGTCGAAGCTTAGTGCAAATCTGCTATCCTCTTTATCATTCATCGCATAGAATGGTCTTTTAGAAGCTGGAAAATGAGTGATAAATAGGAATTCACTATTCCAATGCTCTTTTGCATATTCACAAAGAAGTACTTCATCTTCTGGCTCTAAATCATATTTATTCTTTCCACCTCTACCTTTAATAAGGTCCAAAGCTTCAACGAAAGTTATAGAAGGAATATCCTTAATAATAGGGAGTTTAACCTCTAATAAGTCTAAGTATTCCTTGCAATGAGATTCTAAATAATTCATTACATACTTAATCATGGCTGTTTCCATCTCCATAACATCGTACATACTATCTATATATCCCATTTCAAAATCTAGGCCTATATATTCGTTAAGGTGTCTAGAAGTGTTATGCTTCTCTGCTCTATAGACTGGTGCTATTTCAAAAACTCTATCAAAAAAAGCAACACAAGTTTGTTTATAAAATTGTGGGCTTTGAGCTAAGAAAGCATCCTGGTTAAAGTAGTCTAACTTAAAGATATTAGCACCACCTTCAGCCCCTGCAGCTACAATCTTTGGCGTATGCACTTGAGTAAAACCTTGGCTTTCCATAAACTCTCTAAACCCAGATACGACGCCTTCTTGCACTTTAAAGATTGCTCTTTCATAAGGATTTCTGAGAGCCACACTACGATTATCTAAGTTTGCCTCTAAACCACAGCCTAATTTTTTATGTCCTACATTTAATGGATAATCTGCTGCTGGCATACTTAAAATCTCAAGGTCTTCAAGTTGAAGTTCAAAGCCTAAATTAGCTCTTTCATCCTCTCTAATATGACCCTTAACTCTTACATAAGCACCAACCTTAAGCTGTTCAATGCTTGCTTTACATCTATCTTTTTCATAAATAGCTTGCACAATATATCTTCCAGTTCTAAGAATAACAAATGCAAACTCACTCATTGTTCTTATTTTATGAACGCAAGCTTCTATAATGACTAATTCATCTGGGTTCTTCTTAATGCCCTCTACATCTAATACTCGTTTAAGCGATACTCCATCTATACTCTGCATAACACTACTCTCCTTTCCAAGGCTACTTGCGCTTCATTAATTCCTCTTCAAGTAAACCTTTAATTGTTTTCGGATTGGCCCTACCTGCAAGTCTCTTTGAACATTGTCCCATAAGGAATCCAAATAACTTTTCTTTTCCTGCTAAATAGCCTTCTACTTCAGCAGTGAACTCCTCTACTACTCCAAGAACTACTTCTTTTATTTCTTCCTGATTATCATTCATAAGGAAGCCTTCTTCCTTAGCGATTTGCTCAGGTGATTTATTTTCTTCTAACATTAATTTCAGAATGGCTTTTGCATTGTTTCTATTAACAATATCTTCCTCTGCCATTTTTACCAGATGAGCAAATGCTTCTGCTGTGAACGGAATATTTTTGCTATCTAATTCTCCTTCATTTACATATTTGAGTAGCTCTACTACTACAAAGTTAGCAACTGCTTTATAATTAGAATAACTTGTTACTGCTTCATTATAAAAATCAGATATAGCTTTGTCTGCTACAAGAATGTTGGCATCTGCCTGATTTAAACCATAACTATTTAGATAAATCTCCATTCTTTCATCAATCAGTACAGGCAATTCTGCTTTAATAGTTTCTATATCTTCATCTGTAATTACAATAGGCATTACATCTGGCTCTTTAAAGTAACGATAATCGTGAGCATCTTCCTTTGAACGCATTGGTACGGTAATACCTCTATTATCATTAAACTTTCTTGTTTCTTGAACAATCTCTTCTCCATTATTTAAAAGCTTAGTCTGACGTTCTATTTCATAATCAATAGCTCTTACAATAGATTTAAGTGAGTTCAAGTTTTTTATTTCTACCTTTGTTCCTAGAGTATTACTTTCTGCTCTTCTAAGAGAAATGTTAACATCAGCTCTTAAAGAACCTTCCTCCATCTTACAAAGGCTAACCCCTGCATATTGAAGAAGTCCTGCTACTTTTTCAATATAAGCTCTTGCTTCTTCTGCAGAGTTCATATCTGGCTCAGATACGATTTCTAAAAGCGGTACGCCGCAACGGTTATAATCTGCTAAACTTGTATTTTCAATATCATCATGAATAAGCTTACCTGCATCTTCTTCAATATGTGCATGATGAATACGAACATATTTTTCTCCTAAATCAGCTTCTATTTTTACCTTACCTGATAAACAAATAGGTAAATCAAATTGTGAAATTTGATAAGCCTTAGGAAGATCTGGATAAAAATAATTTTTTCTATCTATTTTAGTAAAGCTTCCTACACCACAGCCTAAAGCAAGTGCCGCTTTAATACCATATTTAACAACTTGCTGATTAATAACTGGTAGAGTACCTGGAAGTCCAGTACAAACTGGACAACAACGTGTATTTTGCTCGCCTCCAAAATCCACTTCACAACTACAAAATATTTTTGTTTTAGTAAGAAGCTGAGCATGTATTTCAAGTCCTATAACTGGAACATAATTTACCATATTAATCACCTACACTTTCTTTAGCATACTAGGATCTATCCTCGTAAATTCTTTTTCAAATGCATTAGCTACTCCTATCACTTTTGCATCATCGAAAGCTTTACCTACGATAGACATGCCTATTGGCATACCATCTGAATCATAACCACATGTTGTGTTAATAGCTGGAAGTCCTGCAATATTAACTGTTACAGTACAAATATCAGCTAAATACATCTTAACCGGGTCATTTTCAATAGCGCCTATTTTATATGCCGTTGTAGGTGCTGTTGGTGTAATCATGACATCACAGCTTTTAAAGATTTCTTCATATTCTTGCTTTATTTTTTGTCTAATATACAATGCTTTTTTATAATAAGCATCATAATAGCCACTTGATAAAGCATAAGTTCCAAGAAGAATTCTTCTTTTTACCTCATTACCAAAGCCTTCCTTACGTGTACGTGTAATACGTTCTTCATAAGTTTTTGCTTTTGGTGTACAATAACCAAACTTGATACCATCATATCTAGAAAGATTTGAACTTGCTTCAGCTGATGATAAAAGATAATAGGCTGCAATAGCATATTTTAAGCTTGGCATGGAAACCTCTACGATTTCTGCCCCTAAACTTTCATATTTCTTAATTGCTTCTAATACAGATTCTTTTACCTCTTCATCTATACCTTCTCCAAAAAATTCTTTTGGAACAGCAATCTTTAGACCTTTTATATCCATATCTAATTGACTGCTAAAATCTATTTCTTTATGAGATGATGTACCATCATGACCATCGTAACCTGATATAACTTTTAAAAGTGCTGCACATTCTTTTGCACTTTGTGCAATAGGTCCAATTTGATCTAAGGAACTACCAAAAGCAACTAGACCAAAACGAGAAACTGTGCCATAAGTTGGTTTCATACCTGTTACGCCACAAAAAGCAGCTGGTTGTCTAATAGAACCTCCTGTATCTGAACCAAGGGCTACTACTGAAAGTTTTGCAGCTACTGCTGCTGCGCTCCCACCAGAAGAACCACCAGGTACTCTCGTTATATCATACGGATTTTTTGTTTTCTTATAATATGAGGTTTGTGTTGAACCACCCATAGCAAATTCATCCATACTTACTTTACCTAAGATAACTGCATCCTCAGCTAGTAACTTTTTGATGACCGTTGCATTATAAGGTGGTACAAAATTATATAGCATCTTTGAAGCACAGGTTGTTAAGATACCTTCTGTACAAATATTATCCTTAATACTTATTGGAATACCTGTAAGTAGGTTGCTGTTACCTTCCGCAATCCTTTTATCTGCTTTTTCAGCAGCTTTGATTGCTTCTTCTTCACAAACTGTAATATAGCTATCTATCTGATCATCTAATTGTTTTATTCTATCTAAGTAATACTTGGTTAACTCTACTGACGTGATTTCTTTTTGATCAAGCATCTCTCTGAGCTCAAATAGGCTCTTATCACATAGTGACATAACTCTCCTCCTCACTAACTACTCCATAATCTTCGGTACTACGAAAAATCCATCTTTCTTATGAGAAGCATTATTTAGAACGACTTCTCTGTCATAAGAAGATACTATTTCATCTGCTCTTAAATCTTTTAGGCTTACTCCTTCACCATTAAGATTTTCATCACCTTCCATAGTTACCTCATTCATGGTGTCCATTAGTTCTACTATTGCGCTCATCTCAGATACTAATCTCTCTTTTTCTGTCTCATCAATTTCTATCTTAGACAGTTTAGCTAAATAAGTAATTAAGTCTGTGTCTAACAACTCCTATCACCTGCCTCATGATTACTCCAAATTCATTTTTTTACTTTAATTTCTAACTACTCCTAGTCTTTCTTGCTTACTTCATTGTTTTCTTACTTTGGTTTTCAATTGTTCTTTGGATTGTTTGGTTTGTTATTGTTTTTGGATTTTTGAATAATACTTTTGTGTTATTTGTTTTGCTTACTCCTACTCCTGTCTTCTACTCTCAATACAAGTTACTCCTCAAGAACAGAAACAAAAATAAAGGCGCTAACTAAACACAAATAAATTGTGTTTAAAGTTAGCGCCTTTGCTAAGTTCATGTTCTATTGAAACCATATTATAACGTTTTTTTCAAAATATCAAGACCTAATTTTCATTTTTTCACTAATTTACAAAAAATTCATTGCACAAGTTAAAATATTATCTATTTTTACTTTAGTGGACGTTAATCATTTACTTTATTCTTAAGCATAAATAAAGGAGGTTACTTTAACCTCCTTTATTTATTATCTTAAATTAGTATATCCCATTAAGTACTCATCTACTTCTTTAGCTGCTTCTCGTCCTTCTCTAATAGCCCATACAACTAAAGACTGTCCTCTATGCATATCTCCTGCTGTAAATACTTTTTCTATGTTAGTCTTATACTCTCCAAGCTCAGTAGTTACATTTGTTCTGGCATCTACATCCACCCCAAAGCTATCTGTTACATAGTTTTCAGAACCTAAGAAACCTGCTGCAATTAAAACAAGGTCTGCATCTAATAATTGCTCAGAACCTTCCACTTCTCGCATTTCCCTTCTGCCTGTTTCTTCATTAGTAACAAACTTCACTTTAACTACTTTAACACCTACTAAATCACCATTTTCATCCTTGCAAAACTCTTTAACTGTTGTTTCATAAATTCTAGGATCAGAGCCAAAGGTTTCTATAGCTTCTTCTTGGCCATAATCAGTTTTGCAAACTCTTGCCCATTGCGGCCAAGGATTATTATCTGCTCTTTGATCTGGTAGTTTAGGCATCATCTCTATCTGAACAACAGATTTACAGCCATGTCTAATAGAAGTCCCTACACAGTCATTACCAGTATCTCCACCACCAATAACAACTACATTTTTACCTTTTGCACTCATATAAGTTCCATCTTCTAAATTAGAGTTTAATAAACTCATAGTTGTTGATTTTAAGAAATCTACTGCAAAATAAATTCCTTTTGCATCTCTACCTGGTGCATTAATATCTCTAGGATTAGAAGCACCACAAGCTAAAATAACTGCATCATATTCTTTTAAAAGCTTATTTGCTTTATACTTCCTTCCTATGTCTGCATTGGTAATGAACTTAATACCTTCTTGTACCATTAAATCTACGCGTCTTTCTATGATATGCTTTTCTATTTTCATGTTAGGAATACCATACATTAATAATCCGCCCACCCTGTCGCTTCTCTCATATACAGTGACAGTATGACCTCTTTTATTAAGCTGTGCTGCTGCTGCAAGTCCTGCTGGACCTGATCCTACAATAGCAACATTTTTTCCTGTTCTGACAGAAGGCTTTTTAGGCTTAATAAGTCCCTTAGCAAATGCATTTTCAATAATAGCTTCTTCATTTTCTTTAATGGCAACTGCATCTCCGTTAAGCGAACATGTACATGCATTCTCACAAGGTGCTGGACAAACTCTACCTGTAAACTCTGGGAAATTATTAGTAAGTAGTAACCTTCTAGCTGCTTCTTCCCATTGTCCATTGAAAATTAGGTCATTCCATTCAGGAATCAGGTTGTTAAGAGGACAACCTGATGTTGCTCCCTTAAGCATTATTCCTGATTGGCAAAAAGGCACGCCACAATCCATACATCTTGCTCCTTGTACCTCCTGCTTTTCTTTAGCAAGTGGTATGTGAAATTCCTTGAAATTTTTCACTCTCTGAGCAGGGGCAATGCTCCTGCTTGTTGTTCTATCATACTCCATAAATCCTGTTGGCTTTCCCATATGCGGCCTCCTTATTTCCTGGTATTAGCATAAAATGCTTCAATTTGTGCTTGTTCACTACTCATACCTTTTTCTTCCATAAGCAAAATCGTCTGTCTCATACGTGCATAATCATGAGGAAGAATCTTCTTAAATTTAGATAGATACTCATCAAAATGATCAAGTACCTCTTTACCTTTAACAGAATGAGTATGAGCCACATGCTCTTCAATTAGTTGTTTAAGTTCAAGGACATCATATTTTTCAGTAACTTCATCTAGCGAAACTAAGGACTTATTTAATTTCTTATACAAGTCTCGGTCTTCATCTAGAACATAAGCTACCCCGCCGCTCATACCTGCTGCAAAGTTTTTGCCTGTTTTACCTAAGACAACAACTCTACCACCTGTCATGTATTCACAGCCATGGTCACCTACACCTTCAACAACCGCAAGTGCCCCTGAATTTCTAACACAGAAACGTTCACCTGCTACACCATTAATAAAGGCTTTACCGCTTGTTGCACCATATAAAGCAACATTTCCGATAATAATATTTTCATCTTGTTTAAACTTAGAACCTTTTGGCGGATAAACAACTAACTTGCCACCAGATAGACCTTTACCAAAGTAGTCATTACTATCTCCTACTAATTCTAAAGTTAAACCTCTGGGAATGAAGGCCCCAAAGCTTTGCCCACCACTACCATTACATTTAATAACATACGTATCATCCTCTAAAGTATTACCATAGAGTTTCGTAATTTCTGAACCAAATATAGTGCCTACTGTTCTATCCACATTTTTTACATCAATTTCTATAGATTTAGGCTGTTTATGTTTAAGTGCATTTTGTAACTTGCTTAAAATAACTCTTTCATCAATTGTATTTTGAAGTTCAAAATCATAAACATCCTTTGGATTAAATATTCTTGGTAGATCTTGATTAACATATGGATTATTTAAGATATTACTCATATCAATCTTACTTGCTTTATCATTTTCATCGAATGCTTTGACTGTTAGTAAATCT
Coding sequences:
- the gatC gene encoding Asp-tRNA(Asn)/Glu-tRNA(Gln) amidotransferase subunit GatC; this encodes MLDTDLITYLAKLSKIEIDETEKERLVSEMSAIVELMDTMNEVTMEGDENLNGEGVSLKDLRADEIVSSYDREVVLNNASHKKDGFFVVPKIME
- the gatA gene encoding Asp-tRNA(Asn)/Glu-tRNA(Gln) amidotransferase subunit GatA, giving the protein MSLCDKSLFELREMLDQKEITSVELTKYYLDRIKQLDDQIDSYITVCEEEAIKAAEKADKRIAEGNSNLLTGIPISIKDNICTEGILTTCASKMLYNFVPPYNATVIKKLLAEDAVILGKVSMDEFAMGGSTQTSYYKKTKNPYDITRVPGGSSGGSAAAVAAKLSVVALGSDTGGSIRQPAAFCGVTGMKPTYGTVSRFGLVAFGSSLDQIGPIAQSAKECAALLKVISGYDGHDGTSSHKEIDFSSQLDMDIKGLKIAVPKEFFGEGIDEEVKESVLEAIKKYESLGAEIVEVSMPSLKYAIAAYYLLSSAEASSNLSRYDGIKFGYCTPKAKTYEERITRTRKEGFGNEVKRRILLGTYALSSGYYDAYYKKALYIRQKIKQEYEEIFKSCDVMITPTAPTTAYKIGAIENDPVKMYLADICTVTVNIAGLPAINTTCGYDSDGMPIGMSIVGKAFDDAKVIGVANAFEKEFTRIDPSMLKKV
- the aspS gene encoding aspartate--tRNA(Asn) ligase is translated as MQSIDGVSLKRVLDVEGIKKNPDELVIIEACVHKIRTMSEFAFVILRTGRYIVQAIYEKDRCKASIEQLKVGAYVRVKGHIREDERANLGFELQLEDLEILSMPAADYPLNVGHKKLGCGLEANLDNRSVALRNPYERAIFKVQEGVVSGFREFMESQGFTQVHTPKIVAAGAEGGANIFKLDYFNQDAFLAQSPQFYKQTCVAFFDRVFEIAPVYRAEKHNTSRHLNEYIGLDFEMGYIDSMYDVMEMETAMIKYVMNYLESHCKEYLDLLEVKLPIIKDIPSITFVEALDLIKGRGGKNKYDLEPEDEVLLCEYAKEHWNSEFLFITHFPASKRPFYAMNDKEDSRFALSFDLLFRGLEITTGGQRIHDYQQQVDKMKEMGIDPEELSHYLSIHKYGMPPHGGLGIGLERFVMKLLDLQNVRQASMFPRDVHRLEP
- a CDS encoding glutamine synthetase III family protein; translation: MANVSEIFGCNVFNETVMQERLPKNTFKALKKTMAEGKELSRDIADVVAAAMKDWAVEKGATHYTHWFQPMTGITAEKHDAFISPSADGKVILEFSGKELIKGEPDASSFPSGGLRATFEARGYTTWDPTSYAFVKDDTLYIPTAFGSYGGEVLDKKTPLLRSMEALNKQAIRILNKFGKSVTRVTTTVGPEQEYFLVDKEMYAKRKDLILTGRTLFGAKPAKGQELEDHYFGNIRTRVSEYMKDLDNELWKLGILAKTKHNEVAPAQHELAPIFGTTNIATDHNQLTMEMMKKVAERHGLVCLLHEKPFAGVNGSGKHNNWSMSTSEGENLLEPGKSPKDNTQFLLFLAAVIKAVDEYADLLRVSVASAGNDHRLGANEAPPAIISMFLGDELTNILECIEKGEAVSETARCFMETGVSALPRFVKDTTDRNRTSPFAFTGNKFEFRSLGSSVSISGPNIVLNTSVAEVLEEFADRLDAATDLEAEVMAIVKETMKDHKRVIFNGNNYSDEWVEEAERRGLLNLKTSVDAIPRFGMEKSIKLFEKHGIFTATEVKSRCEILLEGYAKTINIEALTMLDMAQKEILPAVLKYNKEVFETLKVKQELGLNVSVEKEVSYATKLSNLTESLMSKIEELDKVLLEAKNYEDALESAKYYREYVFEAMQTLRVVADELETMVASVAWPFPTYVDLLFYV
- a CDS encoding CAP domain-containing protein, which encodes MKSKKLVTKAMTLTLIGATILGSSSSLYAKSHRPGGNRPHNQASHKPGTATKPQRPNNSTNVGTDNETSNDTNTGIDCEINNGTNTGTNNGTNNGANTGTDCEINNGTNTGTNNGTNNGANTDTDCDINNGNNTGTDNGINNDTSTGNDNGTNNDTNTGNDSTTDTDVSTQTAYENKVLELVNAERAKQGLKPLEMDESVRNVARLKSQDMKKNNYFSHTSPTYGTPFEMLKKYGISYKSAGENIAQGYQTPEQVVKGWMNSSGHRANILNASYTHIGIGYEADGNYWTQMFIGK
- the gatB gene encoding Asp-tRNA(Asn)/Glu-tRNA(Gln) amidotransferase subunit GatB, with the protein product MVNYVPVIGLEIHAQLLTKTKIFCSCEVDFGGEQNTRCCPVCTGLPGTLPVINQQVVKYGIKAALALGCGVGSFTKIDRKNYFYPDLPKAYQISQFDLPICLSGKVKIEADLGEKYVRIHHAHIEEDAGKLIHDDIENTSLADYNRCGVPLLEIVSEPDMNSAEEARAYIEKVAGLLQYAGVSLCKMEEGSLRADVNISLRRAESNTLGTKVEIKNLNSLKSIVRAIDYEIERQTKLLNNGEEIVQETRKFNDNRGITVPMRSKEDAHDYRYFKEPDVMPIVITDEDIETIKAELPVLIDERMEIYLNSYGLNQADANILVADKAISDFYNEAVTSYSNYKAVANFVVVELLKYVNEGELDSKNIPFTAEAFAHLVKMAEEDIVNRNNAKAILKLMLEENKSPEQIAKEEGFLMNDNQEEIKEVVLGVVEEFTAEVEGYLAGKEKLFGFLMGQCSKRLAGRANPKTIKGLLEEELMKRK
- a CDS encoding glutamate synthase subunit beta, with the translated sequence MGKPTGFMEYDRTTSRSIAPAQRVKNFKEFHIPLAKEKQEVQGARCMDCGVPFCQSGIMLKGATSGCPLNNLIPEWNDLIFNGQWEEAARRLLLTNNFPEFTGRVCPAPCENACTCSLNGDAVAIKENEEAIIENAFAKGLIKPKKPSVRTGKNVAIVGSGPAGLAAAAQLNKRGHTVTVYERSDRVGGLLMYGIPNMKIEKHIIERRVDLMVQEGIKFITNADIGRKYKANKLLKEYDAVILACGASNPRDINAPGRDAKGIYFAVDFLKSTTMSLLNSNLEDGTYMSAKGKNVVVIGGGDTGNDCVGTSIRHGCKSVVQIEMMPKLPDQRADNNPWPQWARVCKTDYGQEEAIETFGSDPRIYETTVKEFCKDENGDLVGVKVVKVKFVTNEETGRREMREVEGSEQLLDADLVLIAAGFLGSENYVTDSFGVDVDARTNVTTELGEYKTNIEKVFTAGDMHRGQSLVVWAIREGREAAKEVDEYLMGYTNLR